Proteins from one Dama dama isolate Ldn47 chromosome 12, ASM3311817v1, whole genome shotgun sequence genomic window:
- the ACTR10 gene encoding actin-related protein 10: protein MPLYEGLGSGGEKTAVVIDLGEAFTKCGFAGETGPRCIIPSVIKKAGMPKPIKVVQYNINTEELYSYLKEFIHILYFRHLLVNPRDRRVVVIESVLCPSHFRETLTRVLFKYFEVPSVLLAPSHLMALLTLGINSAMVLDCGYRESLVLPIYEGIPVLNCWGALPLGGKALHKELETQLLEQCTVDTGAAKEQSLPSVMGSIPEGILEDIKVRTCFVSDLKRGLNIQAAKFNIDGNTERPSPPPNVDYPLDGEKILHVLGSIRDSVVEILFEQDNEEKSVATLILDSLMQCPIDTRKQLAENLVVIGGTSMLPGFLHRLLAEIRYLVEKPKYKKTLATKTFRIHTPPAKANCVAWLGGAIFGALQDILGSRSVSKDYYNQTGRIPDWCSLNNPPLEMMFDVGKSQPPLMKRAFSTEK from the exons ATGCCGCTGTACGAGGGTCTGGGCAGCGGCGGGGAGAAAACGGCGGTCGTGATAGACCTGGGAGAGGCTTTTACCAA GTGTGGATTTGCTGGAGAAACTGGTCCAAGATGTATAATTCCCAGTGTGATTAAAAAAGCTGGCATGcctaag ccTATCAAAGTTGTACAATATAACAtcaacacagaagaactatattcCTACCTAAAGGAATTCATCCATATACTGTATTTCAG GCATCTATTGGTGAATCCCAGAGACCGCAGAGTCGTGGTTATTGAGTCTGTATTATGTCCTTCCCACTTCAGAGAGACACTCACTCGTGTTCTTTTCAAGTATTTTGAG GTTCCGTCTGTCTTGCTTGCTCCAAGTCATCTCATGGCTCTTCTTACACTTGGGATAAACTCTGCCATGGTCCTAGATTGTGGATATAGGGAGAGCCTGGTGTTACCT ATATATGAAGGAATCCCAGTACTGAATTGTTGGGGAGCACTCCCCTTAGGAGGAAAAGCTCTTCACAA gGAGTTGGAAACTCAGCTGTTGGAACAATGTACTGTTGACACAGGTGCTGCTAAAGAACAGAGCCTTCCCTCTGTGATGG gtTCAATTCCAGAAGGTATCTTGGAGGACATTAAAG TGCGCACTTGCTTTGTTAGTGATCTGAAGCGTGGACTGAATATCCAGGCAGCAAAATTTAATATTGATGGGAACACTGAG CGTCCCTCACCACCCCCAAATGTTGACTACCCATTAGATGGAGAGAAGATTTTACATGTCCTTGGATCAATCAG AGATTCTGTTGTGGAAATCCTTTTTGAGCAAGATAATGAAGAGAAATCAGTTGCCACTTTAATATTGGATTCCCTTATGcag TGCCCAATAGACACCAGGAAGCAGCTAGCAGAGAATTTGGTAGTCATAGGTGGCACGTCTATGTTGCCAGGTTTCCTTCACAGACTACTTGCAGAAATAAGATATTTGGtagaaaaaccaaaatataaaaaaacgCTTGCCACCAAGACATTCCGGATTCATACTCCACCTGCAAAGGCTAATTGTGTAGCATGGCTGGGAG GAGCTATTTTTGGAGCACTGCAAGACATACTTGGGAGCCGTTCAGTCTCAAAGGATTATTATAACCAGACAGGCCGTATACCTGATTGGTGTTCTCTTAATAATCCACCTTTAGAAATGATGTTCGATGTTGGGAAGAGTCAGCCACCTCTGATGAAGAGAGCATTTTCCACTGAGAAGTGA